ttcttttatggacattaatgttttttttacagaagaCAATAGTCCAAAATGAAAATAAGATCCTGGTGCTACTGTACGAATTTCCTGTTGTCTTGGTGTTTTTAAGATCACACGTGCATCCGTCGATAGCTTCGAAAAAcaagaatgtttttttaatcggtGTAACAGTGCCGTTAAAGCTGTATGCATAATTTGGTGCTGTACAGCCCAGACAGCAAGATCATCTTGTAAATCTGCATCTGTTATACTTTCATTTTCTAGATTACTTGATTCATTACAAGAAGTGTTAACAGGACATTTTTGCAAATCCGACTTATATTCAGATTGTCTGAATGTATCACCATCATTTTGTACAAattcttcattattttcattacattCCATTTCACATTCAACATCTGTTATTTTAGAATTCATTGTATCATCAACTGTTGTGCATTTATCATTCATATTATCATGCGACGTCGTTTCACAttcgaaatttttacaaaaaatttctgacTCTTGTGCAGCTAACCTTCTTATATGTCGCTTAGACATATACAATGTATCTTTTCTTTGACGTTTTCGATCCATTTCAATTTCCAAAATGTTATCTGtgcaatataataatgttacaatGTTACGGTATAGTATATTGCGATACAAGTGCGGAAGATTGGCTATTGCCCATGAGTGTGGGTGGACGCACGAGCCGAAGgctaatgaataatttttgataaacaaTCTGTTATCGAAGAAGAATCAATTGTTagcaaaaataatgtacagaatttagaaataaatagtcCATACAGCGATAATCCATCCATAAACGATGAGAATTCAGAATCATATACTCCtagtcaaaaaaaaaattttgaaaaggaTAACTTCGcaacattaataaatgaaataaatgaattaaagtatgtactaaatttttttttaataaaaataaaaatgttatattattttgctactgttttactttaatacttgatcaatttcaataatatttataaaataatattaaaatatgtaaaatatttgtaaaatatgtaaaataaataatatatttgtaaaaatttaaattatgaataatttttttaggcaTTTGTAGAACAATCTAAATAAAGGACAATTAGTTCTTGTTAAAAAGCTGGAGTAAGTTAAtctaaaatggaaatattaaactcgtttttttttaaatttattaatgtatttgtaattaaagtcactaatatagaataatatgtaatatataaaacaaaatagtaagtagttaaaaagttaaaataataaagttaatatcaaagttaaaaagtgagtaattttaatttatttaatttttaatgatttaactttaatttgaacttatttttaaaacacgtaaactttaacttattaatttttttctaagttaaaaatttatctctgtgaaaagaaatatattccaacacactaaataatatattctttgtgtaaattttatttgcaaaatattaataaagtattaaagatatttaataatctacaTTCTAATTGTTTGGTAATCAAACTTAGATACATgactttataatttaatataaatcatactatacaaaattaacttGATTGTTACATGAATCTTTAACTTTTAATCGaattagttatttattcatgtaacttttattgtatctgaattaattttataagtcatTACCTTCagattaatttagttaaaaaatatatcaacttacTCAGCCCTGATATAAAACAATgtagtatattaaataaaagtatatcacTATAgtgtatttttcataaatatgcataaatttattatatcttttttaaatcagaaagttttatgaaattttatcttacaacaattttatcgCAGAAGTGTGACAATTAAGGAGAAGTAAAAGAAAACCTACTAAGCCGtcatatttatcaataaataataaggaaCAACTTATGACTTTGGAAGACATCTcagatgaaaaatataataaacttgtgagtttgtaattttactactaatgaataaataaattattgatatattattatgattaataaaaatatgattctaggTAGATTACTTTCTTTTCTTGGGTggagtaaatatatatagtttttttttaaatttgtccaCTTAAACAGCTTGTAATGAATACGAAATTGACATTTTAAGATCATATTGCCATTGATTTATTATgaagttacaattaatttaacaattttagttaaaaaatctttaactCAATTGATGCAGAATTGAGCCGCAATTGAGAACACTTATGTTCAGCTTGAGgttgatttaaaattgtgttattttgcGGACATATTTAGACCAATAGTTGACCATGCAATATTCTTAATTGTGTTTATCAATTTTGTAGGAATTTTAGAGATATTTTGCTATTTggagataatttatataaaaatattggcaTCAAGATTTACTTTGACCaagaaattgcaattattcttattttttatataagaaacatttatatatacaaatatatataagaaataagaaatatagataaaagttttacaagttacatataaatgttttgataatttagttaaaaaatattaacttacatAATCGTGGACAATTATACTCAGTTGTGTATAAATCCGTGGGATTAAACCATCGATCAGTGCCAGTACTATAATGATCGAATAAATCCTGTCTTTAGTGTCGATTTTGCCGCACTGGACgataactgaaaaaaatcatttcgcacatcaggaagctatcgcgagaaatgaagtataatatctgttgaatacgctgggatgcgttgggaaattatgcttagataattgtaggttataacatacataatatacatattattatagtttacattaattactataatattatatcttatgtgcaTACCAGTTATCTGAACGTAATTCCTGAACGCACATTTGAAAATGATTACGCATCACTTTTACGTTGCCTTTAAGCTGAGAATGTTTTGCCGGCTAATAAATAATCGCGACGTGATTTTCGAATAGCGATCACAATGATTTCAAGCGCGGCGGCGTTACCCATTACTGTGACAAATTCCGTATTGTCCTAGACAGAGGTATGgtggaaaatataaaacggaTTTACTTACCTCTAAtgaaaaccacgttgtcctTAACGCGTTGTCCGTAATGCCCACGAGCTCGTGTTTGCACGTTCACATTCACAAGTTCACACGCACATCCCAAACTTTATCACGTGCTGCgacacggcagacgaaaatgcgtaatGTTACAGATGGCGTTAACATGCGATttactttcgatattacgcggatattttgaaaatatgtgatagatatacatgagatatatcacaTGATATTCtacggatgttttgagtatattagatataatctcagtatattcagtaggagttgcgaagttcagtcgctatattctaagtttatcttgaggatatatcaaaatgacattctactgagacgttatatgaatgttttacgtatattcggtatgatcacagtacattacgtatgagagtataatattcgtacgatatctggtgctgtctgggaagcctttattttaatagccACGAACCGTCGCGGCGGCGCCGGATGACAATTTTTTGCCCGTGCACGTGGTGACGGTACCTTTGTCCCGGGCGGATGCGGTCCCACGGCACGGTGCGGAGGGCGTCCTCAGGGAAGGGTCCCTCGGGGATGGCGACGGCTGGCGGGACCGGTGGTCCGGGTGGCGGTGGCGTTGCTGGGGCGCTTTCCGGCGGCGGGGGTCCGGTGAAATACCCCGGAGCTGGTAGTGGAGCGGGTGGCGTTGACGGCGGTGCTGACGTTATCGGCAGGAGCGCTGGCTGCGGCGGCACGGGCGTCATTGGCAGCGGCGTTGGCGGTGGTGTGGGCCGTGGTGTTGGCGGCGGCGTCGGCAGTGTTGTGGGCGGCGGTGCCACTGGGGATGTTGTTCCCGACGGAGACGAACCGGGCCCCGCGATCGTCAACGATGCACTGTCCGGCATAGGGGTCTGTGCGGACGTTATAGGCCCCTCGGGTGCGGTGGTCACCACGCCGTTGTGGTCGTCATTGTCGTCGTCGAGGTCGGACAGCGTCGATTCGAACGTGGCCAGGAGCGCGGCTTGGCGAGCGGTGGCCGTGTTGGTGGGGGCCGGCTCGTACAGGCGCTCCTGTCGTGAACGGGTGGTCCGCTGGCGGATGGTCGTCGGTCGTCGTACCTCGTGTGTCGGTGGCGGCGTTGCTTCCTGGCCAGTGGCAGGCGGTTGACCGGTCCCTGGAGAGTCCGGCTGCCTCGGTGGTAGCGGTCGTGTCGTGGCCTCGAAAGGCCGTCTGCTCACCGGGATTCGTGGTGGCCCGGTGATAGCGCGTGTGAGACGCTCTCGGAGTGCGCTCTTCTGCTTGCCCATGCTGACTGTTTTCCTCTTCTCCGTGATTCGTCGCCTTATATATCCTCCCGGTCATGTGGTGTTTCGGCGTCTTTCAGGTCCTTAACATGTGCGGTACCGATGATCTTGTCATGCTGATCCCGCAGACGGACGATGACCGGGGAGATGTGTTTGTCGACGGTGTACGGTCCCAAGTAGCGAGGCGCTAATTTGCCCGCAAAATGTTCCTGAGCGTTCGACAGCGGGTGTTCTCGGCGGTAGACGTGCTGTCCGATGTCCGGCCTCCAGTTGCGCCTCCGCAGATTATAATATCGTGCTTGCTTTGCCGTGGCTTCTTCTTGTCGGCGGGTGGCGATTTCAAATTGTTTGCGCATTTGCTGAATCTTTCGAACTCGCGCGGttggtcggtcggtcggtgcgTCACGCAGGATTTGTTCATGTTTCGCCCGTAGCGTGCCGGGCGCGGTAAGCTCCTGTCCATACGTCAACATTGCCGACGTGTATCCCGTGCTCTCGTGAATAGCTGTATTGGCGGCGAACGTTAGCTGTGGCAGGTGCCGGTCCCATTGGCGGTGATCCTGGCCAATGAACTGCGCGATCATCGTCTTCAATGTCCTGTTAGCCCGCTCGACGGTGTTGCATTGGGGCGAGTACGGCGGCGTTTTCCGATGTTCGATTCCAGTCTGGGCGATCATGTCGCGGAACTCGCGGCTTTCGAATTGCCGTCCATTATCTGTAATGATTCTTCTCGGGCATCCATGTTGGAGGACGATGTCTCGTTCGACAGCTCGTGTGACGGCGGAAGCGGTAGCTTGTCGTAAAGGTCTGGTGGTGATCTACTTGGTGAACACGTCTTGGCAGACCAGTATCCACGTGTGCCCTCGGATGACCTCGGTAGTGGCCCTATCAAGTCGACGGCGATGGTCACGTTCGGGGCGTCGACGGTGGCGTGATATAGCAGCCCGGCTATTTGCCGTTGTACGGGCTTGTGTCTCCGGCAGTTTGTGCATCGTCGCACGTAATTGGCGGCTTGCCGGAACATCCCTGGCCAGTAATATCTCTGCGCCAGTCGAGCGAGGGTCTTTGTTATTCCTAGATGTCCTGCGGTAGCGGCGTCGTGGCATTCCTTCAGTGCCTCCTCCCTCAGCGGTAGCGGCAGACAGAGCTTCCAGGCGGATGTTTCGGTGTCCTCGTCGGTTGAGTGGCGTTCATGAAAATGCCGGTATAAGCGGTCGCCTTGTACTTGGTAGTCCGGGTATTTGTGCGGGTCCTCTTGTACGGTCTGTAGTATCCGCTGGTGCCATTTGCAGGGCATGATGGCTGCCAGGTCTTGTCCGTCGGtgtcttcctcttcttcctccccctcctcaAGGGGCTGGCGTGACAGCGCGTCCGGTACATGGTTGAGGGCCCCTTTCCGGTATTCAACGGTGAAGTCGTGCTGCTGCAGTGCTACGGCCCAGCGAGCCGGTCGGGTTGTCCAAGGACCGTAGCCATCTGAGCGAGAAGTGGTCAGTGATTACTGTGAATTTGTAGCCCTCCAGGTACGGCCGCATCTTCTCGATTCCCCACACGACGGCGAGGCATTCCTTCTCGGTAGCCGAGTAGTGTCTTTCGGCCGCTCGAAGGGCTCGGCTGGCGTAGGCTATAACTCGTTCCTCTCCCTGGATGTTTTGCGTGAGGACTGTCCCCAGGCCTGCGTCGCTGGCGTCGGTTTGTAGGACGAACGGTACCGAGAAGTCCGGGCATTGTAGCACTGGGGCGGTGGCCAGGCAGTTCCTGATATTCTCGAACGTCTGTTACTGTGGGATCGACCATTCCCACCGTTTGCCTTTCCTGAGCAGGTCGTTCAGTGGTGCCGCGGTCGTGGCGATTTGCGGTATAAAACGGCGGTACCACGATGTCATCCCCAGAAATCTTCGGAGGGCCGGCAGGGAGGTGGGCGGCGGTATGTCCATTATCGCTTTCACTTTTTCCGGGTCGGTTCTCAGCCCCTCTCGGTCGACGATGTGGCCCAGGTATCTGAGGCTAGTGCGTGCGAAGTGGCACTTGTCGGGGTTGATCTTCAAGTTGGCCCTTAGTAACCGTTGCAGTACCTCTCGTAGGTTCCGTAGATGCTCTTCGAACGTCTTTCCTAGGACTACTATGTCGTCCAGGTAAGCGAAGGCTCCATGTCCGGCCCGATGACGCGGTCAAGTAGTCGCTGGAAGGTGGCCGGAGCAGCATGCAATCCGAACGACATGACGGTGAATTGGAACTGTCCCCTGCCCGGGATGGCGAAGGCGGTCATTGGTCGGCTCGTAGGTTGGAGTGAGACCTGCCAGTACCCGTTCTTCAGGTCGATGGTGGACAGGAACCGGGCCTCTCGGAGCTGGTCGAGTATGTGTTGAACCGGCGGAAGCGGATAGGCGTCTCTCTCGGTTACTTCGTTGACCTTCCGGAAGTCTATGCGGTATCTCCCATCCTTTTTCTTTGCTAGGACGACTCCGGAGTTCCACGGGCTGCTGGTTGGTTCGATGTGCCCCTCCTTGAGCATCGCGTCGATCTTCTTGTCCACAATGCTCTGCATAGCGGGATTGAAGGTTCGGTATCTTTGCCGGATTGGCTCCTGTCCCTCGCGTAGCCGTATGCGGTGTTGGGTAAGCGGCGTGGTGCCGCGCAGTTGCTCGAATTTTGGTAGGTACTCCCCTAGGAGGGCTTTGAGCTCTTGCTGCTGTGCGGGAGTGCACGGGGCGAGTCCGGCGGTCGCCTCGTCGTCCGGTGATAGTACTGCGATCTCTGGTAGGTCCCATCGGAAGCCGGCCTTGCGGAGCAGATTTATCCCGGCTATGACGGCGGAGGTCAAGCCTGGCAGCACATGGAACGTGTGCCATCCACGGTAGTGGCCTATTCGGACCTGGGCGTGCAGCTCCTCCTTGATCGTGGTGGTTCGGCCATCGGCCAAGTGTACGGCGGCGGAGATCGATCGTACTCGGGCGTATGGTCGCGCCTGCTCGGCGGTGTCCGGTGCCAGGTAGGATAGGACGGCCCCGCAGTCTAGTAAGGCGGTGTACTGGCGGCCCGCGATCTCGATGCTTCCCTGCGGTCGTGGGTCGGTCGGTGTGTTGCGGGGGTTGATGCTCGGTAATTGGCTCTTCAGGTGCGGGCGTCCGTGCTGGTAGACCGGGGGCCCCCCTCTGTTCCCTCGGCCTGCTTGTCGTTTCCCGGTGTGCCGTGGCAGTTGCGCGTCAGCACCCCTTCTTTGCCGCACTGAGAGCAAAACAGCTTCGGCGGTCGTTTGCAATACCGGCGGGTATGTCCGCGCTGGCCGCAACCCCAGCAGCACTCGCGAGGGTCATAGGCGGGAGCGATGGCGGCGGCGGAGGCCTTCGCCTTGTCCTTGGATCTTTCCGGTGCCTGGTAGCTTCGCTCGTAC
This genomic window from Monomorium pharaonis isolate MP-MQ-018 chromosome 8, ASM1337386v2, whole genome shotgun sequence contains:
- the LOC118646909 gene encoding basic proline-rich protein-like codes for the protein MGKQKSALRERLTRAITGPPRIPVSRRPFEATTRPLPPRQPDSPGTGQPPATGQEATPPPTHEVRRPTTIRQRTTRSRQERLYEPAPTNTATARQAALLATFESTLSDLDDDNDDHNGVVTTAPEGPITSAQTPMPDSASLTIAGPGSSPSGTTSPVAPPPTTLPTPPPTPRPTPPPTPLPMTPVPPQPALLPITSAPPSTPPAPLPAPGYFTGPPPPESAPATPPPPGPPVPPAVAIPEGPFPEDALRTVPWDRIRPGQRYRHHVHGQKIVIRRRRDGSWLLK
- the LOC118646910 gene encoding uncharacterized protein LOC118646910, which produces MIAQTGIEHRKTPPYSPQCNTVERANRTLKTMIAQFIGQDHRQWDRHLPQLTFAANTAIHESTGYTSAMLTYGQELTAPGTLRAKHEQILRDAPTDRPTARVRKIQQMRKQFEIATRRQEEATAKQARYYNLRRRNWRPDIGQHVYRREHPLSNAQEHFAGKLAPRYLGPYTVDKHISPVIVRLRDQHDKIIGTAHVKDLKDAETPHDREDI